The Ipomoea triloba cultivar NCNSP0323 chromosome 14, ASM357664v1 region ACCCGGTGTTCCAGTTACATTCCTGACTCTTtgctacattgtaacagagtcagtagtactcaaaaaaaaatataattatcttataacgcagttttaaaatatattttattttatttatcctTTTCTTCTTATCTCTTCTCAATCTAATCCAACGTACTCTTCATATAGTTTAATGCTCACGCGCCATACTCCAACATCAATTTTATATCGTCGTGCACATCACTTATAACGAAACGCGTAGAATCACACATAAAAAGCTGCAAAGTACAGAAAGCCTGTTATACGTTTTGGGCTTACGCTTTTAGGCTTGCTTCCCCCCTCGGGCTTCTATatctttcttctttctccttCGACAGCGACAGTGATTCAATTCAGcggagaaattaaagaaaaaaatgaaaattttcgtGAAGACTCTCAAGGGCTCTCACTTCGAAATCGAAGTGAAACCGGAAGATACGGTACTAtttgctttttttctttctatttttagtcttttttttccTTGATAAATATAGGCTTGTTGTATAGCTGTATGTTTATGATTGGTAGGGTTTAGCgttaattctttttatgttaTTTGGCTTGAAGTTTTTTGAGATTTTGATTGAATTGGATGAGAATTAGGGTTTTGTGGAAGCAGGACTGTAAAATGCGTGATCATTGCAGTTGATTGAGCTTTTATTAGGTTGGGAATTGAATTGACTTAGTTTGAAGTCTGATATTATTGGGTGATTGTGTTTGTTTTGCAGTCTTTTCTGTTTATATAGGATCTTAGGATTAAAATCTTGTGTTGATAGTGTAGTTCTGAGCTGAGTTTGTAGTGAAAATTGGGGCTTTTGGAATGGTAGCCAGTACTCAAGTTAATAGTTGCTGTTGTGTGCGTCATTGGCTTCTATTTGTGATTTTCTAGTTTTTATAATTTCTCTTTGCTAGTAAAAAAGGGCTAATTTGGTGTTTTTCAAATACTTTGAATAGTTAGATTCAtatgtatttgtgcatttatTAACGATTTaagtgatttttaaaaaaatatatagaatcaCATTATAAAATGAGGTTCtagaaattgaattttttaactATTCACTGTCAGCTCTGTGAAGAGATGAAATCAGTAGTTTTATAAGCATTTACACTGTTTTGCCCATCTTTATTTGATGTGGCTTGCTGACACAGTGACACTTCTGGTATTCTTTCTCCTTCCATTCTCATTTAGTGTCTCTGTGCACATATGTTACCAGCACTACAAACAagtgaaaaaattaaatcagtAGTCATAAAAGCATTTACTCTGCTTGCCCcatattcttttattattatcaatggCTTGCTCACTCTACTGGTAATTTTCTCATTCATTCTTATTTATTGTCTGGGCACATATGATGCCAACACTACACACAAGTGTGCACCAAGGACAAATTTTAAGTGCTTTctgtgtttttaatttttattggcTGTACTTAGCAATTAACCACCCTGAACCTCTATGagtaaagttttaaaaattcttaaattgttcgttttactttatttttgagaaatgtAATTCCAGTGTCTATTTTTGTATGCTTCACCATAATGGTATTGCCTTGAGgctttatatgtatattttaaagCAATtatatggattttttttagGTTGCTGATGTCAAGAAGAGCATAGAGACTGTTCAAGGATCAGATGTTTATCCTGCTTCCAAGCTGATGCTCATCCATCAGGGAAAAGTTCTTAAAGATGGCACAACCTTGGAGGAGAATAAAGTTGctgaaaataattttgttgtgGTCATGATATCTAAGGTAAATGTTCAGTGCTGCTAATATTCATAAAACATCCATGCTTGCACGCACTTGTAGGTGGAGCTTTTGGTGTGTGAAATTATGAGAACAAACTGAGCTCTCAAAGAGAAAGCATTAGAGAAAACAATCAACGAAACACTTAAGCAAATATCAATAGAAAACTTCTAAGACACTTCCAACTTAACCAACCGTGTATTATTTTGTAGTTTAATATTTCTTTAGCTACTTAGCAAATAGTCATGGTGGTTAGATGCAATAATATATTCTTAAGCTACTTTCAATGAGGCGTATCCATATTCCATAGACCAAGCAACATACATATTTATGAACCCATAAGAATAAGTATCAATGTAAAAATGCTAAGCCTCATTCTATATGATCATGTGTTATTTTTGTCCAAAGAGTCAATCCCTCAAAACACATGATGAAAAGATCTTGAATCATGCAATTCATCTAGTAAGCAAGCATTAATCATACAATGAATTGAACACAATTAATATGTTAAACAACTAAGTACTTGTAATAAAGTTATCAAACTAATGAAGGTAATAACAAAACAAGGATTACTTGTCAAGCCTTAGACAAGGTGTCCAGTCTCTCATGTTCTTAAACAAAGGTGTtttaaatcttttaattttgaacaaatgaataaatacctaaaaaataatagtgcagaaacaaaaaaaattaaaatgactaAGTAGTAATAAATTGTATAGAAGTGAATAGAAGTTGTAACTAAccatttgaaaaagaaaataggtACAAATAGTGTATATCTTTATCATTTGTAGATGAGTAGAATCCTTGTTTGTAAATTCCGAGGACTAAATCCAATGGGCATCATTTGTCTTGGGGCTTGAGCTGAATATGACTGTCATTATGCAAAgcattaaaaatattgaattagaaaatattaatattaacattaatgTTGTTTTGAACACAGTTTAGAATTGTGTTGGCAGTTATGTTTTTCTCATTCAAAGGTTCATGTATATTTTAGTTAGAAGTGAACTACGCGCCCACACACTCACAATGTATATTCATATGTATGTTGAACTTATCTATTAGTTTGCCCCCCTCAAATACTGAGGTCAAGCTTTGCCCCTACACTGCCTGAAAGATGGATGGAGACTGTTATGCATCTTCTGCCTCCCTTCTTTATTCAATCTCATGCCTTATGTTTTAAAAGATATGGACAACTGTGACAATTCAAAGGATTTCTATTCTTTgcttatcttcttcttcttctttttccataatttttctaaatatGCTGCATTTTTAGAGCAAGAGCACATCTGGAGAAGGTTCAGCATCAGCTACACCTACAACCAAGGTTGGTAACACTATGCTTTAATGAGAATTATTTCTTGTTCTTTATCTTTGTGCTTGCTTACTCTAGGTAGTAACAATAGTATCTCAAGTCCTCAACatcattatatatcaccaagtGCTAGAAGGGCATCCTAGTATCTCTACAATGATTTCCCACAACTCTTGGATAGTGGATTATTATCCTAGGGATGGCCACAGGGCAGAGAAATCCCCATCCCCGATTttagcatattatatataaaatataaaattgtacataattaaagagttaaaatatgaattttaacaaacataaTACAATTACAAGTCACATTGTGGTTCATTAATAAATAGAATATCCATACAATCCAATTCTTCAAAGCAATGACCTTGAAATATCTTCATACCTTTAAATTTTCTGCATAACAGGTAAATCTCAAACATAATTTCCATACACAGCCAACACAGGCACAGCAATCACTGATTcacagaaaaaaataaaacaaatagttgtgtatgtaaaatttaaaaatatggaTTAATCTGGTAAAATTAGAGGAAGCTGATCTTGGTAAATGCCAAAATGAGTTCAAGAATCAAGATGAAAGCCACATATAGAAATGAATCTTAAGTTTCAACTACAtacaaagtttttaaaaaatgaataaaaatgaaaGAGAGTTACCAAAGATGTAGACTGCCAGAGGCTGAGTCGTTGCTGATGAGGGGAGTGAGGCTGCCTGAGTGGTTGCTTGTTGGCTGAGTCGATGCTTAGTTTTTACTATTGAAATACATATGTAGCAAAATATGTTTGGCGAAACAAGTACATAGGCCTATGTCATGGCTTGTACATGGGGTCGTTTCTAGTTGCTGTAATTGTTTCAAATATTTAACTCTTGGGATCAGGAAAGCCTTCTTCATTTATAATTGTAGTTTATACTTGATGACTACTTGTAAAAAAGGTTTCAGATGCAAAATTGTTTTAATGCCTTTGCAGGAATCACACGCAAGCAACCCACCTGTTAGCTCAACTCCTGCATCTACAAATACTGCGTAAGTTTCCTGCTTCCATGAATGTTCTTGTAGATTCTCCTCCCCACCCCCCACCTCTTCCCCTGGGCATATAAAATCTTCTTTTTGTGATTCATTGTTTTCTATGTTTTTCTCATATGGACTTTATATAATTGCTTTAGTGCAAATGTTTTGCAGGCCTGCTCCTCCTGCAGTAGCCCCtgcccccacccccacccctacCCCTGCACCCGTTGCAACTGCTGGGTGAGCTCAACCTTCAAGTGAAGAACTTGGTTTTTATAGAATTTATGTTTACACTTTCTACTTTCTTAACATCttatacatttatattgacAGATCAGAAGATGTCTATGGTCAAGCAGCTTCTAACTTGGTCGCAGGAAACAACCTTGAGTCGGCAATTCAGCAGATTCTTGACATGGGTGGGGGAACCTGGGATCGGGACACTGTTGTTCGTGCTTTGCGTGCTGCTTATAACAATCCTGAGAGGGCTGTTGAATATTTATATTCTGTAAGTCTTCTTTTTATGTATGAATTTATTCTAGGGAAGACAGTTCTCTAGTCACATGGGAGGTGAATTTAATCCCCCATCTTTAATCAGAAGCAGGATCTATTTTGAGCATGCAAAAAACTTTCATGCTATCCTGCAAGTAGTGCTCATGTTTGGTATATGTATTGCCTGATAGAAGATATACCAAAGCCTTCTTTTCAAAACCTGAAGAATTTTGTTACATGTTGTAATGTGCAAATATTCTAGCATGGGCATTACTTTATAGGGTGTTCTAATGAGTTTCCTTTGAGGGATTTTTTTCAGGGTATCCCTGAGTCAGCTGAAGCTCCTCCTGCAGGAGGAAACCCACCCATAGTGCAAGCTGCAAACCAACCAGAACCAGCTCAACCTCAGCAAGCTACACAACCTACACCCGTTCCTTCAAGTGGACCAAATGCAAACCCTTTAGATTTATTTCCACAGGTACCTAAGTTCTCAGTTCAGATTGTATTGACCAGTATCATTTCGAGGGTGGTTTTAAACGTTTTATTTTTAACAGGGTCTTCCAACCATGGGTTCCAACACAGGAGGTGCAAACTCCTTAGATTTTTTACGCAATAGCCAACAGGTATACCATTTACTCATGTCCTACTTTCTGCCCCCAACTCTTCTTCAAGATAGTCATAAAGGgataaaggaaaatatttacTAGCTAAtatgttcaaaaaaaatattttgttatcaGTTCCAAGCCTTGAGAGCAATGGTTCAAGCCAACCCACAAATATTGCAGGTTTGGAACACTCTTACCAAAGTCTCTTTCCAGGTTTATTATTGAGATTGTGAATTAATAATCTTATTCTCATTTTCTTGGCAGCCCATGCTTCAGGAACTGGGAAAACAGAATCCCCATTTAATGAGGCTTATACAGGAGCACCAGGCTGATTTTCTTCGCCTTATCAATGAACCTGTTGAAGGAGGAGAAGGGTATGTTGGGTCCTAGGTTTTGGTATAGTTTTTGAAGTATATAGTTAAATGCCTAACATATTCTTCATTTGTTGTCAGCAACATACTTGGGCAGCTTGCAGCATCAATGCCTCAGGCTGTACAAGTAACACCCGAGGAGCGTGAAGCAATAGAACGTGTAAGTGCTCACTTGCTCCAAGTCTATATTATGATTGCTTCATGCATACCTTTTGATGGGAAATTGCTCAGTCATCTACCCTTGTccctttatttgtttttttggatGGGTGGGGATGTGTGTATGTATTCTTACTTTGTGAGTGTTGTATAGTCCATAAGCTACTGTTTGTaatgacaaaaatgaaaaataacatCGCACATGTTTTATGTTTGTCTAGAGTATATCATGTATGATGATGACTAAACCTTGGAAAGTAGTAGATGTAACTTCCACCAGCCTCTTTGAATTGAATCTTTTCTAATAATTTCCGTTTTGTAAGAATTGTTgtactttttaattattagcACTTAGCATTCAAGGTGGTCTAATAGCATAGTACTGTTAATTTTTATATTGCTTGATTTGGTTGTATGGTTTTGTGTTGCAGCTTGAAGCAATGGGATTTGATCGAGCGCTTGTACTAGAGGTATTCTTTGCTTGCAACAAGAACGAGGAATTGGCAGCCAACTATCTGTTAGATCACATGCACGAGTTCGAGGACTGATGTTGGAAGTAAAGTTTGGTGACCggtttttaatataattatccaCATTGCATCTCCTTCTCATGCTCACCGTACATGCATTAGTTTCCAAGTAGCATCTTCTGCGTCCGTGTGCAGTGTAAAAACCCGAAATAATTGTAACTATATTTCCTGATTTGTTTTGACTTGTGTCTTCTTCAGCTATCTTCTTGTTTTCTATAATTACAACTGTCTTATTATATATCAACGTTTGGTACCGTGTCACATTGTTCTTATTGCCAACTTAATCAATGCTTTCATTTGTAGAGGTGTTGAGTTCATGTTCTTAGAGTTTGTACGGATTTTGCCTATATCTTCGTTTCTGCATTTCTTTTGGGATGGCAATTCGGTACAGGTGATAAGGTGAATTGCATTCTAAATTAGGATATAGGTGAATTGCTTCAGTTTGAGCTTTTAGGCATGCAAAAGTTGGGCAAATTATAATCATGCATCAACTCCACTTTGCATTGTAGATTTTGGTTTAAAATACGTAGTAACATTTAGATtgtgttaataaattatgtgtctgtagttaatagattatgtgtttgtaaataaattaaaaatacagatatatttattgttgatataatattttaattgtatattatgtatatgcaattaatctattatgtacttttaatttatttatacacattaattacacataatttttggatcatCATTCACAATAAAAGGTGATCTTTGGTTCATAGActcatagtataacaattgcaaaAGTTGGTTTATAGTTAATAGTACAAATTTTGACTACAATCATGTCTAATTTTGGCAACTTTGTTCCCTCTTCATAATGGATTCTGTCGTAATAAAGAGAAAATGATAaagagaaaatggtcaaataagtatttaatttttaattaggtttttaaacttttaaaatgtataattatatcattttaacatgttaaattgagacaataaaatttaaaatcaataaatatCATGCTATTTCAGTTCAGACAATATATCTGGCGATTGACGATGGTTCAACCGTCATCGATGAACTGTCGTCAATCGCCATTTATCAGAGAAGACGACTAGTTggtaacaattattatttatattcaaataaaattataaattagatGGATGAAGGAATTGACGTGGGGTTGGATATGAAGTGACACGTGTTTTTGAGAGTGAGTCACTATTCTTCTCCATTAAGGCAGGAAGCATATGCACTATGCAGGGCAGGCAAATTAGAACAGACGTGTCGGCCTCTTCAAAAGGTCGGtttcaattaattataataatttactccgtaataaacatcactttgaaaagaaaagaaaaatagtaTTTTGGAGGGAAGAACGCAAACGTCGTTATAACAGACAAAAGATCACATGGCCTTCCGATTCCGATCCATCATCTCCGCCACGCCTAAACTCCATTCCTCCAAAAGGTAACTTTCTCCATtgcttctctccttttctctttCCAGATCCATCCCTTTTTCGCACTTCGAATTTTTCCAGAAAAGAGCTTATTATACTGAAGCTATGTTCTTCGTTCCGTGCGAACAAGGGTGAGGGCCACGGCATCCGGTGCGAGGATTTCCATGGAAGAGGAGGAGGCCGCCGCCGCTGCTTTCGAGGACGCCGGCCCCGCTGCTTTCGAGGACGCCGGCCCCGCCACGCCGCTGTCCACGGTGGCGGATGCGTTCGAGCGTATTACCGCGGAGTTGAATTCCAAGGGATtagaaaatgttaaattgaaacCATTCTGTGAGGCGTGCTCTCTCGTTTCTGTCCTTTTTGGTTGTTTAGGGATCGCATTCAAATTCGCCGAGATTGAATACGTCGCCAAGGTTTTGCTTCAACCCTAAtctatctctctctccctcccttttatttacaaataaggaaaaaaaagtcTCATTAGATTTATGGCTTCTCTGCAAGAATTTAGAATGTGTGCACAAGCAATTGAgatatttttctaattaaaatCTGATCATATTACTTACATAGTATTAATAATTGCCATTTTCATACTAGTTTAGATGAAAAATAGAAATGTTTTAACTTAAGTTGcattaaaaaatttcataaaaatgtCTCTGGCatatattttgcttgtttgattgCAGATCTAATTGCATAAAAGCTATAAGTTGAGTGACCTATTTGAAGCTATAAGTCAGTGACCTATTTGAAGTTATACAAGTCAGTGATCTATTTGACATTTGTTCTTACAGATAATGATAATCATGGGGAAATTTGTGAATTGCAAAGTTTGCATACTCTTTCGAGTAATAGATTGATTCATAAGTCATAACTAGCATTAGAAGATTGCATTGTCTCTTTTATCCATCCATATCAAATTTTGCTCTTGTATTGTGCTTTTGTTTTCAATTCCCTGTTTCTACATTCATTATATTACTGTCACTGGGCTTCGCAGGTTCAAAGCCTCACGGAAGCATCAAAGAGCTACGAAACTTTAGAAAGCATCCTTGACTACGATGTTGAACACAACAGTGTGAAAACAGCAGGGAGTTTATCGCGCAATTTACGCAGAGTGAGGCAGGGTTTACATCTGATGAAGGATATATTTCAGAATTTTCTGTCTTCCTGGTATGCCATTAATTTGCCTGCACAACTTTTGTAGTTATCCTTTTTCTTTGTAACAACTGCGGACACTAATTTGCTCTCTCTAGTGACCGCTCCTTGAAAGATGCTGCTTCAACTGCATATGCCAAAGTTTGTGCACCCTATCATACATGGGCTGTCAGGACTGCTGTTTGTGCTGGCATGTATGCCTTGCCAACCCGGGAACAACTTCTGGAGAGGATGAAAGAAAATGGTCAGTTTTTTCTATCTACTTTCTTAGTGAAGTTGGGTTCTGATAGTGGGTTTTGCATACTACAATATCTAGATAAAAAACTTGATGCTGATGGATTAATCACAGATGAAATGTGTGCATCCTAGCAGCAGATTATCAGCTAGCATGATTAGTAAAAACTACTATCATATATGTTTTGTTGTATTGGTAGTTCTGTGATTTCAATCAATACCCTTCTGCTCGTGCATCTTTGCCATGGTTGATGTATCAATTGTCGTGGAGAACAAATTAGAGCACCACCATTGGTGAGTTGTTCTCCCCCCTCCCTCCAAGGTTTTGTGGATTCCTTTGCCAAGCAACATTCGAAACAaaaagggaggaaaaaaaaGGGAGAGTGGTGCCACATCCAAGGTGTGTGTGAAGAGCACACGCCCGTTGGGGCACCTTGCGTGAATCAAACCTGCGTGTTTTTATTCTTTGACTAAAATTGAGGTTCTAGCAGGAGAACCTCTTCCTTCTCTATCTTCCAAGTTAgccaaaaatcacaaaaacacCTCTATTAAGGTTGCTCTTAGGATCTTAATCAGACTTTGAAGTGGACTTTTGACTTTACATTGTTTGATcagaatttcatttttttaatttgacaatGACAATTTTGTGGCAGATGTGACAGCCGAGGTGGAAATGAATAGATACATCAATGCTTTAAATCCAATCATTGACTACATTGACAATCTCTACATTTCAAGAAACATTACCTTGGATTGGTAATGTTCATCTTTGTTCGACTGGATCAATGCCCCTCTTGCTTGGCAAGTAGCAACCACTCTCaatgttgaagcaagaataTCTGCTCATAGAGGTTAGGTTTTAGCTTACTTGCAATTTTTGGAGGCGATTTCGGCCCAAAGTTACTGGGATTTAGAGATTATTAGAGCTAGATTTGTCTATTGTAGAGTAAAATTGGCATATTTATAGATGAAAATCAtgccagaaaatagaaaactacTTCAAACTTTGTAGACTTGAACACATTCTTACATTTTCAGATTGATTTTGATCTAATTGCAGCATTGAGTAGCAGGTTAATTTGATTGCTCTTGAATCCTCTCAAATTTCTTCTA contains the following coding sequences:
- the LOC116005182 gene encoding ubiquitin receptor RAD23c-like isoform X1, with amino-acid sequence MKIFVKTLKGSHFEIEVKPEDTVADVKKSIETVQGSDVYPASKLMLIHQGKVLKDGTTLEENKVAENNFVVVMISKSKSTSGEGSASATPTTKPLQESHASNPPVSSTPASTNTAPAPPAVAPAPTPTPTPAPVATAGSEDVYGQAASNLVAGNNLESAIQQILDMGGGTWDRDTVVRALRAAYNNPERAVEYLYSGIPESAEAPPAGGNPPIVQAANQPEPAQPQQATQPTPVPSSGPNANPLDLFPQGLPTMGSNTGGANSLDFLRNSQQFQALRAMVQANPQILQPMLQELGKQNPHLMRLIQEHQADFLRLINEPVEGGEGNILGQLAASMPQAVQVTPEEREAIERLEAMGFDRALVLEVFFACNKNEELAANYLLDHMHEFED
- the LOC116005182 gene encoding ubiquitin receptor RAD23c-like isoform X2; its protein translation is MKIFVKTLKGSHFEIEVKPEDTVADVKKSIETVQGSDVYPASKLMLIHQGKVLKDGTTLEENKVAENNFVVVMISKSKSTSGEGSASATPTTKESHASNPPVSSTPASTNTAPAPPAVAPAPTPTPTPAPVATAGSEDVYGQAASNLVAGNNLESAIQQILDMGGGTWDRDTVVRALRAAYNNPERAVEYLYSGIPESAEAPPAGGNPPIVQAANQPEPAQPQQATQPTPVPSSGPNANPLDLFPQGLPTMGSNTGGANSLDFLRNSQQFQALRAMVQANPQILQPMLQELGKQNPHLMRLIQEHQADFLRLINEPVEGGEGNILGQLAASMPQAVQVTPEEREAIERLEAMGFDRALVLEVFFACNKNEELAANYLLDHMHEFED
- the LOC116004297 gene encoding ACD11 homolog protein; this translates as MAFRFRSIISATPKLHSSKRVRATASGARISMEEEEAAAAAFEDAGPAAFEDAGPATPLSTVADAFERITAELNSKGLENVKLKPFCEACSLVSVLFGCLGIAFKFAEIEYVAKVQSLTEASKSYETLESILDYDVEHNSVKTAGSLSRNLRRVRQGLHLMKDIFQNFLSSCDRSLKDAASTAYAKVCAPYHTWAVRTAVCAGMYALPTREQLLERMKENDVTAEVEMNRYINALNPIIDYIDNLYISRNITLDW